In Candidatus Hydrogenedens sp., the genomic stretch TTAATAAAGCAGAATAAAAAGGACCTACGCCATAACGAGGAAGTTCACTCCCTTCAATAATCTCCGGTTTTATAAAAGAAATATATTTTTTTATTGTCCCATCCGAATATTCCCTTTCAATAACTACTTTATGTTCTTCCGAAGAACCACCTAATGTAGCATTAACAAACAAATCACTAAATTTTCTTACGGTATTTCCATTAATAGATAAGATACGGTCTCCTGTTTTCCAACCTATTTCATCGGGATTTTCTGTATAGTCTTTTCTGTCATTTTTTGTTTCATCATATATAAAAAGTGGGGCATGAGATGCAGGACTATTTTCCTCAACCTTCCCTATTTTTGAATTAACTTCCATTTCAGGCATTAAAGTTCCTTTAGAAATAAGGATGATATAAATAATAATAGCAAGAACAAAATTCATGAAAGGTCCACTAATAATAACAATATATCTTTGCCAAAGAGGACGGAACTTAAACCAGCGTTCTTGTGGGACATGTCCATAAGTCTCTTCTCTTTCTTTTTCATCTAAAGGGACATCTTCCTGCCCTGCCATTTTTACATACCCACCTATAGGCAAAGCTCCAACACAATAATCTGTTTCTCCTATCTTAATACCGAATAATCGTGGAGGCATGCCAATACTGAACTGGTCTACATAAATATTGCAAAGTTTGGCGGATACAAAATGGCCTAATTCGTGGACGAAGATTAAAATACTTAATACAATGATAAATACAAATATACTGAATAGCATTACATTATCCTATCTTTATGTTAAATTTTTAATTATTTCATTAGATTTTTTTCTTACTTCTTGGTCAATGCTTAATATTGTCTCTAAATTATAATCATTAAAGTTCGTATATGAATTTTCTTCAAGTGTTTTTGCAACAATCCGATATATATCAGTAAAACGAATTTTCCCTTCACAAAAAGCCTGAACCGCTACTTCATTAGATGCATTTAATATAGTAGGTTGCAAGCCTCCTTTTTGGGCAACAGCTCTTGCTAATTTTAAACAAGGGAATTTTCTTTCATCTGGGTAATCGAAACTCAAGTTAGACAATTCCTTAATATTGATTCTTTTTAACGGCTTTAATGCCCTTTCTGGATATGTAAATGAAAATAAAATGGGTAATTTCATATCCGTAGGTCCCAGATGTGCAAGCATATTACCATCTGAAAATTCTACAAGTCCATGAATAATACTTTGTGGATGTATTACAACATCAATTTTATCTTCTCCCAATCCAAACAACCACATGGCTTCAATAATTTCCAAACCCTTATTCATTAATGTAGCAGAATCAACGCTAATTTTTTTACCCATATTCCAAGTAGGATGTTTTATCGCTTCCTGCGGGGTTACTTCCTCAAGTTCCTTCACAGACTTATTGTAAAAAGGTCCTCCCGATGCCGTTAAATAAATCTTTTCAATTGTATTTATATCCTGTCCTATCAGACATTGGAATATGGCACTATGTTCGCTATCTACCGGAATGAGTTTTACAGAATAACTATTTGCTTTCTGAGTTATTAAATGTCCTGCCATTACTAAAGGTTCTTTATTGGCAAGAGCAAGATCATTTTTACTTTCTATGGCTGTTAATAACGGTTCTAAACCCACAGCCCCTACAATAGCACATAAAACAATATCCACTTTAATAGAGGAAATTTGTTTTAATCCTTCTAATCCCGAATATATCGTTATATTATTAAATTCATGTTGAAGTTCGTGAATGTGCTTTGTATCAAATACAGATATAAATTGCGGTTTAAACTCTCTTATATGTTTCTTTAACAAATCAATATTAGAATATGCAGATAGCCCTACAACCTGAAAGTATTCCGGAAAAGAACGGATAACCTCTAATGCACTACGACCAATAGAACCCGTAGAACCTAATATAGTTATTTTTTTTTGTTTTATTGGATGCGATTGCATAAATAAAATATATTAAACTATAGAAATGATATTTTTAAATTTTGTATTAATTCTTTCTTTAAGTATGCTTCGAACCTCTTTGGAAGAAGAACATTTCAATATCTTTTCAGAAAACTCTGTCGCTTCTGTATATGTAATTTTAGTTATTAATGCCCTAATTTGCGGAATGGATACACTTGACATACTTAAACTATTTAAGCCTAAACCAATGAGTAACTCTGTAAACAATGGGTCGCTTGCCATTTCTCCACAAATGCTGCAAGCTATATTGGCTTTTATAGCAGATGAAACGGTCATTTTTAACATACGAAGTATAGATGGATGTGCAGGGTCATAAAGATGAGCAATGTTTTCGTTGTTCCTATCAACAGCCAATGAATATTGTATCAAGTCATTTGTTCCAATACTAAAGAAGTTACATTCTTTGGCTAATTCATCTGCAATTAAAACAGCTGCAGGAATTTCTATCATAATCCCAATTTCAGGTTCTTTATTAAAAGGGATTTGTTCTGATGTCAGTTCATCTTTTACCTCTTGTAAGATTTTTTTAACATCACGAAGTTCTTCAATACTACTTATCATGGGAAACATAATCTTTATGTTTCCATTCGCTGCGGCACGCAACATAGCTCGAAGTTGTATTTTGAAAAAATCTTTATGAGCAAGACAAAAACGAACTGCTCTACATCCTAACTGCGGGTTTTGTTCCTTAATGAAATTTGTATAACTTGCTAATTTATCGCCTCCGATATCAATAGTTCTTAATATAACAGGTAAAGGATTTAATGTTTTAGCAACATATAAATATTCTTTATATTGTTCTTCTTCTGTAGGTGGTTCTGTTTTATTCAAGAATAAATACTCTGTCCTATATAATCCTATACCTGCTGATAAATGTTTTACATTATCATCTACTTCGTTTGGAAGTTCAATATTGGCAAGAACAGATATTCTTCTACCGTCTTCTGTTTGGGAAGGATGAGATATTATCCTTTTTTCATATTGTAAAAATCGTCTGGATAATTGGATTTTTTTCTGTCGCAATTTAAGAATAGTATCCGAGGTAGGATTAATATATAGTATCCCTGAAATAGCATCAACGGCTGCCCCTTTTATAACAGCAGTATAACTATTAAATAGATTGCTTACTCCAACAATAGTAGGTATTTTCATTGACCTTGCTAATATGGCTACATGGGAAGTAGTGCTACCTCTTTCAAGAACTATAGCACGAATTTTTTCAGGATGTAAACGAGCGGTTTCTGAGGGAGGTAAATCCACAGATAAAAGAATGCAGGGCTTTTTTATGTTATCAAGGTCAGGCCGTTTCTGCTCTAAAAGATTTCGAATAATACGGTCAATAACATCAATAACATCTGCAGTCCGTTCCTCAATAAACGAGTTACCCGTAGATTTTATATCTTTCGAGTATTTTTGGGCGATGTCATACAAAACAGATTCTGCATTCAGCAACTCCTCGTGAATTCGCCTTTTCAATTCAACCAATATTGTCTCGTCTTCAAG encodes the following:
- a CDS encoding 1-deoxy-D-xylulose-5-phosphate reductoisomerase, with amino-acid sequence MQSHPIKQKKITILGSTGSIGRSALEVIRSFPEYFQVVGLSAYSNIDLLKKHIREFKPQFISVFDTKHIHELQHEFNNITIYSGLEGLKQISSIKVDIVLCAIVGAVGLEPLLTAIESKNDLALANKEPLVMAGHLITQKANSYSVKLIPVDSEHSAIFQCLIGQDINTIEKIYLTASGGPFYNKSVKELEEVTPQEAIKHPTWNMGKKISVDSATLMNKGLEIIEAMWLFGLGEDKIDVVIHPQSIIHGLVEFSDGNMLAHLGPTDMKLPILFSFTYPERALKPLKRINIKELSNLSFDYPDERKFPCLKLARAVAQKGGLQPTILNASNEVAVQAFCEGKIRFTDIYRIVAKTLEENSYTNFNDYNLETILSIDQEVRKKSNEIIKNLT
- the ptsP gene encoding phosphoenolpyruvate--protein phosphotransferase, with product MEKVYHGIPVSPGIVWGEALVYDPGTINVPRFKIKNPRDEYKRVQSAIDITKKELTLLYQKTLENFGKKQAGIFDAHLMLLEDETILVELKRRIHEELLNAESVLYDIAQKYSKDIKSTGNSFIEERTADVIDVIDRIIRNLLEQKRPDLDNIKKPCILLSVDLPPSETARLHPEKIRAIVLERGSTTSHVAILARSMKIPTIVGVSNLFNSYTAVIKGAAVDAISGILYINPTSDTILKLRQKKIQLSRRFLQYEKRIISHPSQTEDGRRISVLANIELPNEVDDNVKHLSAGIGLYRTEYLFLNKTEPPTEEEQYKEYLYVAKTLNPLPVILRTIDIGGDKLASYTNFIKEQNPQLGCRAVRFCLAHKDFFKIQLRAMLRAAANGNIKIMFPMISSIEELRDVKKILQEVKDELTSEQIPFNKEPEIGIMIEIPAAVLIADELAKECNFFSIGTNDLIQYSLAVDRNNENIAHLYDPAHPSILRMLKMTVSSAIKANIACSICGEMASDPLFTELLIGLGLNSLSMSSVSIPQIRALITKITYTEATEFSEKILKCSSSKEVRSILKERINTKFKNIISIV